The sequence below is a genomic window from Setaria italica strain Yugu1 chromosome IV, Setaria_italica_v2.0, whole genome shotgun sequence.
CTTTTATCTAGGATATGTGGAAGTGGAACAAAAGCATCAAGCCATCAAGTAATTAGCATTGTTGGAGTATGCAGTAGAACTTAGATATTCGTGGAAGTTACATTATGGTATGAAGAGAGCACAGGAATCGAACTTATAAATTTTGAAAGGAAAATGATGCTCAATTGCTCGGATGAAAATGAAGTTTGTGATATGCATTAGTAATCACTGAATCACCACTTTGGCGCTCTCGTTCAGGGATTTTGGGTGGTGGATTCCTTCTCGGCTCAGTTGTAATGATCATGGAGGACGCTGATGCTCCACACCACCACCTTCTTCTCCGGTGCTTCATGGCACAGGGTGTTGTGTACAAGCAGCCCCTGCTGTTTGCAGGCCCTATGAAGGAGCAACGGTTGTTCCTTGGTACTTTACCTGCTCCGATTTCATCCTCAAAGGAGGATGGGCGACACAGAGCGATGGGAGTTGGATCAAGTAGTGATGAACGAGCAAATGTAGGTCCCCGGAATAATTTTATTCCATAGTTAGAGTTACCAAGGAGCATTCTTCTTTCAACGCACTGAATTTTTCATTGTGCAGGATGAGGGCTTGAGGATAGCTTGGCAGTACAAGAAATACTTTGGAGATGAGAAAAGTTCTGGTGGTGAACATGAAGGTGGTCGTTCACTCCCTCTATTAATACCTCATTTATTCTGTTTTTGGCGATTTCTGCAGAACCATGCTTTCTATGCAAATTTAATATTCATCATTAGCTTGCTGATCATTTCTTGCTCTTTGCCTTGTAATCAGCTCATTCCTGAGTATCATTGGTCGCAGCCTGATACTGACCACTATAAACAGCTAGACTTTGTAATATATATTATTATCTTCCGAAAGGTTTACCTGCTTTTAAAGAAAGCATATAGAGTTTTTGTTTACAACATGCTGGGCTACCAGCTTACAGGATAGCATCTCCACAAAAGATAGTCTAAAAACAACCATACAGTAGTAGGCACGTAATATATATTGTTTTGGTTGTATAAGCATAATTTCTAGTACTATTATTTCAGTTAAACCTTGCTTCTAGTCCCTCAAGATGTTCATGACAAATCTGATTCATTTAGCATCATTGCAGACAATAAGCAGGAATTTAGCAATGATTTTGATTTGAGGAAGCCCCTGGAAAGGCATTTACTTAGTGGACAGAATATTGAATGTGTAAGCACTCAGGATGCAGACACTCTCAGTGATCACCAGGATCGTTGTTCTGCTTTCTTATCCAAGCTTCCAAGGTTAGGTTAATTCTTTATATGATGTTCAAAAATTGCTTTCATTGAGGAATTTCACAGTATAGTTGCAGTATCCTTTTATCACCATGTAATCCATATGTTGTCCAATAATGATAAATTGGTTACACTACCATTTATTGTGCCTAGCATTGATTCTGAACACCTTTTTTGTTTTTCACATTCAGAAAAGATGTTGGAAGTTTAACTGCTGGGAGAATTGCTATACAATCACTATGTGCACCGAAGTGTGGATACTTTGAGAAGGTAAGCATTTAATTAAATGACATCCATTGTCTGGTGACTACAGTGTTTGAAAATTGGAAACCAAATTATGTTTCTTATATCCCATCTAGTTTGGATGTCGCTGCAACTTGCACGTCATTTAATTTATGCATTACAGGACTGGGACATGGTCTCCTTTATCAGATCAGTGAAGGCCATGGTGCGGTCATCTAACTCAGTCGCTGTTATAACATTTCCGAGTACGGTTCTGTCAAGTTCATTCTGTAAGAGATGGCAGCACCTGGCAGATACACTGCTGTCAATCAAAGCAATTCCAGGCAAGCTTGACCTTTTTTATATTTTGATAAATTTCTACCGCCTAAATGTTCCTGCCTTTTAATAGAAGTTTACTTGGTTACAGATGAGGACAAAGACTTGGCAAAACTCCTGACAGGATATCAAGATATGGTTGGTTTTTTGCATGTGCACAAGATGGCGCAAACTAATAGTCAGGTACCAAAGTCTTCACAACTGTTGTAAAACAAACTTCGTGTTGTTTTAACACCTTTTATGTGGACAAGGTCCCTGCGATCTTAGAGGCGTCCACACTTTCTCTGAAGCTGCGAAAGTGGAGGTCGCTGGTGCTAGAACGGTTGAATCAGGCTCCAGTGGATGGGTCAAGTGGGCCTTCGTCAGCTGCAACAGGCAGTTGCTCGTCGTCACAAGGTTCACAGCCTGATTTCTAATTCGGACTCGGATGTTATGGCTGGTTCGACGAAGAGGGAAGTTCAGCAGTGTTGTGTACTTGTTACTCCGGGCAAAATGCAACTGTAGGATGTTTAGGTTTTAGATAAGAATGCAGAATGCAACTTTAGGAGGTTTAGGTTTTAGATAGGAGGCAGTTTTATGATTCACATTAGCCGTCCTCCCTCGTGTATCTATCAGTTTGTTGTACACCAGTAACACCACTTTCAATAGTATTTGAACAGGCTAAACTTGGAGTATGTTCCTATCCCCTGATGGCAGGTAATTTTCCAAGTTTGTCGAAATGTCTCCAGCACGTTACGGAATTGTGGATTTGCATATGTTGCCTGTTTGAAATGATGATATTTGCATAAACTGGTAGGTTACTGAATTGTAGATTTGCACATGTTGTCTGTTTCAAATGATGAGATTTGAGTAAAGTGATAGCGATGCTGATGCCGCTGACGAATTAGTTGtctgcatgagatgaaactccAGGGAAGAGCGGTCTCAACACACAACCCACTCCAGGAAGGAGCTTTGACAGAGACTGCAACAAGTTTGCATTGTAATGCCAAATGCAAAAGGCAGTTTCAGGCTTTTGACTACAAAAATGGAATCTTCATACACGAAGACAGAAACATGAGATACCCGGACATAAGGCATGCATAGGACGGCATAAACAGTCGACCAAATAGGAAATCTAGCTTCATGTAATTGTATATTTAAGACATCTGGAGATGATTACAGAGTAGACGTACAGAATCTGAGATGCAGAGTTGCACAACTAGAGAAGATACAGATATTTACATAAGTGTTTAGATAAAACATTTCAGGCCTAAATATGCACAACTAGGATCGGCTGAAGCACTACGTAATCCAGAATTCCCCATGCTGTTTCCAGGAGATCTCATCTTTGAATTGATCTTATGATTCTCATCCAGAAGACGCAGCACCATCTATGAAAAACATGTTTGCAACTGGTGGAGGAAGCCATGCTGCATTAGCATTGTTTTGGACTACCTGCTGTTGCGGGTAATCATCATTCTGATCAGAGATGCTGGCAACCTTCCGACTCCTTGGCCTTGCAATGCTCTTCCCAACAATCACACCCAGCTTGAGAGCGGTGAAGAAACCTATAGCGATGAACAGGGGCCTTACTGCCCAATGAAAGTCTTCAAGATGCTCATACTTCTTTACTATCCCCTCACACTTGTCAAAGCTCACTACCTCCACCTCAGAAGGATCTGCCAAGCAACTGCATACTTCACCAAGGCTAAATTTGCCTGGGAATTTCACGACAAGACACCCATTCGGATGTATATGTGAAATTCGACCGGTAGCTAATTCTCCAGCCCTCTTTCGCTGCCATTCAAACCTTGGGCTTGAAATGTTGGCTTTCAGCCTCACAAACTGCCCAACACAGTAGGCTTCAGCCATTTGGAGATCTGAATAATTACCTTTCCAAAGGGTGTCCATTCCTATCAGACCAACAGCCACTGTACCATCACGGTCAATGCTATGAAGAATACCGACCTGAGAACGTTTATTGTCCTCCTCCCTCAGGCGTACCCAATCACCAGCAGCAAAACCATATGTTACCCTCTCCACAGATGAGCAGCGAACCCTCAAAGGATCGTGTAGCCCATGGACTCGTACAAGAATGTAACCATCACGTTCCCCATCATCCTCCATGCCAACTATGGTTCCATCAGGGATTTCCATAGTTTCAGGACTACACGAGTTTTTAAGCTTTCTTGAGCGGATCTTGTCTCCCACTTGCAGCTTGTCCTTGAAAAGCAACCAATTAGTGTGATTTGTCATGGTTGGCCTGTCCACCGATACATTTTCAGAGTTGTCCCAGCCAATGTTGTCATGATCTGCATCTTTAGCACTAAACACCGAAAATAGAAAATAAGTTAGGTCAACGGGTGTTCCAACATTTTGCTCAAAAGAAAATTGACGGGGGTAATAAGATGTCGACCAAAGATAAACCATACGATAACAGAACAAAAAAAACACGTCAATGTATTCCTATCCTTTGACAAGACAAGAGACAATGCTCCAGTAGAACTTAGCAGTCTTAGATGTAATAGAAGCTAATGTTACAATAAACCATGGTGAAATTACTCATCTAGTGGAAATCAAACAAAACCTGCAGATTGTTGATAGTGTGAAACCATGGCATTTAGCATGTTACCTCTCAAATGCATGCAAGATATCTTTCATTGAGGGACGGTTTCTAAAGTCATACTCAAAGCATCCAGAAAGCACATTTTCAATGTCCGGAGGCAAACTGTATGGGAATATtggtttttctttcttcaggacAACCAACTGATAAATCTCATCTGGTGATTTTCCACGCCATGGCTGAATACCACTCAACATCTCAAGGATGCTGCAGGCAAAACCCCATGAATCAGTCTCATAACTAATCGGACCTCTgatatttggctgccattgttCTGGAGCCATGTAATTTGGAGTTCCAAGCCTTTGGATAAGGTCTGGATGAGGCAGTGAAAGTCCGAACAGCAGGGATGGGATCCCAAAATCCCCAAGCACAGCACGGTCATGTTCATCGATAAGAAAATTGCAAGGTTTAAGATTTAGGATCAATATTCCCCTATTGTGTAGATCTAATATTCCACGTGCCAAATCAGTCCCATATCTGCAAATTTTAAAATAGTCATTAAAAATTATATTCAAGGAAATAGCCACACGGAAGCATCCATATAATACCAGAGAAAAAATACATTGAGGTTATAGTAAAATGAGAAAGGATAACTGACAGTTAAACCTACACATGGGATTTTAGATCCCCCAAAATTGCATTGTAATGGTAGAGAACAAATCATCAATCAACAGATTTATAACATAGATgatttttataataaatttCTAAACTCCATTGCACAATAATTGTTGCCTCATAGAAACTACTCACTCATGTCTAGAAAGTTTTAGGTTCTACATATTGATGGTTCATGGTGTACTGGATACTATAAGTTAATCATCAGGCTTTTCCGCCGCACCTTAAAACATCTGGCAAAGGAAGCCTTCCACCTTTAAGCCGAGCCATCTTGTCACCAACAGATCCTTCATAAAACTTCATCGCTATACAAATCTGGAAATTAAAGAAGCCAAATAAGCTATGAAATAACCTTCATGGGCAAGGTGATGCAACAGGAAGACTTTGCATAGTAGTCAATAAAGATCAGCAGGCCGCAACAGACATACCCTTCCATTCTGTGTCGAGATGCCATGTAGGAAGCAAATGTTGCTGAGACCCTGGCATTTGCTGAAGATTTCATCAAACCTCGCTGAGAAGAGCTGGAGCTGGTCCTCTTTGATTGGATGCAGCATCTTCACCGCAACCTCGTGGTACCGGTCATAATCCTCCGTCCACTGATGGTGAGTTGCTATCCAGACATCCCCAAACGGGCCTCTCCCTATCCGGTGCTTCAGATTCAGCACGCTCGGGTCAATCCACGGGCTTATCTGACTTGGACCGGAGAAGACCATCCGGTAGATATCAGGGTCCTTCTCAAGCAGCATGTACTCGAATGCATCTGTGGGTTGTGAGTCGGAGCTTTGACCTGCCATTCCTGCAGAGCAAATATCACCATTACAAACCCCAATAGTTTACTgagcagaaaagtctcaacacTTCATAGTTATGGTGTTGAggtgttcttttttttcgaTAAGAGACTCACCCCATTCCCATTCATAGAACGGAAATTCCAGTCTGTTACATGAGAAGGGCAAGAAAAAGAGCCTACCAACCTAGTCTATCTAACCTGATTCAGGAGAGATAAACTAGTGAAACTTCCACCCCCAGGATTCCCAGGGAACGCTCGACTTCAGCGTTGACACTTACAAGTTACAAGTCTTTTGACAGGAACATCTAACAGAAAGGTGGACACGGCACCCAAATACTAATGGTGTTGAGGTGTTCTATCTAATCGCCGAGATTTTCTTGCTCTCAATTGTAGTGGCCCTACGAAACAGAGAAGAGCCCAAGTTTCCTACTTATTGCAGATGAACTGGCACTGGAAGCAAACACAGAGTAAAGGTTCCCAACTCCCTAGCAGTTGTAACATAACAAAGAACTGCACGAGAATGTAGAGATCCAGATACCCACTGAATGGACCAGTATGACTGCACAAATCAATGGGCAAGAAAAGGGTACAATAGAATCAAGAATCCACTAAGAGTAGGAATCACGCAATCTAATCTGTAAAAATAACTGCAATGACCTGAATAAAATTAACAAAAAAGCAAGAACTTGGATCAGGAACAGATCAAGAATCCAGAAAACAAACAGATTCTCACCTGTCTCTTCTTCTTTACCGCACCTACTTTTCCCCTTTGCTATGTGATGTCGACGAATTGGTTTTGATAGACCTAAACTAACAAAAGCAACAAAACTAACCTAGAAATCTACAATCTCTACGGCTACTGGAGCAATCTGCGGAGGAAGAAATTGGAAACAACTGCAAGAGCTCCGCAGTCCACGGGCATGTTGGACGGTTGCGTCGGGTGGTGTGCGGAGGTGGGAGGGGAAGCGTGCACAGGGGGAGGTGAGCGGTGGAGAGCGGTTTTATACGGGAGCGGATTTTCTGCGCTCGCTGCTGCTTCTTCCTTCCCGGCCGTGCTTTTCTTTCCTCTCTGCTTGGCCTTGCTTTTCCTCTTTTGCCCATCGTGGTTTTACGGGGTGTTCGGGTACAACGTGATAAAGTTttgcacctgtcacatcgatgtttggatgctaattagaagtattaaatatagggtaattataaaactaactacacagatggagtctaattcgcgagatgaatctattaaacctaattagtccatgatttgacaatgtggtgctatagtaactgtttgctaatgatgaactaattaggtttaatagattcgtctcgtgaattagcacagggttctgcaattagttttataagtagctcatgtttaatcctcctaattaggatccgaacatccgatgtgacactgttaaagtttagcatccaGTGTCAAACACCCCTTAATAATTTAATAATTTATATACCATTTTCTTACTGTCTTTTTATGGACTCCCGTATCAAATTAGTTAGCTGAATTTTCTTCCTAAAAAtaatttcaattcatatgaAAATGTAGAAACAGGTCAAGGAAACCTGATTTTGCTTGAGTTTGGACCTGCCACGAACGTCGTTTCCATAATGTAGGAGATTTCCATAAGAAGCCGTGGTTTTGTGCAAAATAATATCATCCTATAATAAAGTTAATTTGTACCTAATTTAATAAACGGCCTTCCTTTTGATTGGTATTCCTTTTCAATGAATTATGTTATGTATCTTATGATTGATTTTGACATCTAAAAGGTGTTAAACTTGTTGATAGAGCATCAGCAACCCTctaggggctgtttggaagATAATTGCTTGGGCGTTGTTTGGATGGAGTCCTGCCAATCTGCCTGACGCAGGCAGCAGCGCGCAGGCCCAGGCATCCAAAATTGACTGTCTGGCTCCGGCAGCTCAGGTTGCCTGGTCTAATGATGTATTAAAGCTTTTTTATTTGTAGTTGCTACTTAATTAAGTTCAACGTTTACTACAGTAAGCTGAAGtactatttattttttgttttcttttccatAGAAGCATTTACAGGATATGAAGTGTAAAATATTGGTTTAAAGAGCCTTCCGGATACATTTGCAGAGTCTACTGGGTTAAAGGTAAATTACAACAAATCCATGATGGTTCCCGTAAACACTCAGCAGGACAAGCTTGATCTCTTGGCTGGTATTCTAAACTGTCAAACAGGTGCATTCCCTTTCACCTATCTGGGCTTACCTCTTGGGTTACGTAAACCTAACATGCAAGACTTCCTCCCTTTGATCAAGAGAATAGAAGGAAAATTAGGTGGAATCTCATCTATGCTTTCACAGGGAGGAAAGTTACAGTTGGTTAATTCAGTGTTAACCTCAACAGCTATGTTTCAGATGGCCACGTTGAAGCTACCCAAAGGAGTAATCCATCAGATTGACAAATTTAGAAAACATTGCCTCTGGAGAGGTTCAGATTTAACATCTGCCAAGCCATCCAAAGCAGCATGGCCTTTAGTCTGCATGCCCAAAAGTCAAGGGGGATTGGGGGTGCTCAACATAAATACACAGAATGAGGCTCTTTTATTAAAATTCCTACACAAATTCTTCTCCAAAGTTGATCTGCCTTGGGTACACTTGATATGGGATAAGTTGTACAGCAATGGTTCCCTTCCGGGCGTCCAGAATAAGGGCTCCTTCTGGTGGAAGGATATAGTCAAGTTGTTACATAAATACAAAGGAATTGCGTCTGCTAGGATTGCGGATGGAAGCACTGTTCTGCTATGGCAAGACTCCTGGAATGATCACTTCCTGCCATCTGAGCTCCCCTACCTCTTTTCTTTCGCCAGAAGCAAAGACATCACGTATTATAAAGTGATAAACACGGCAGATCTTAATTTGTTGTTCCACTTGCCTTTATCCACAGAGGCCCATTCAGAACTCCTTATGCTCCAGGAGTTAACTCATAATCTGGTCTCTCAGAGTGAAACAGATCTTTGGACTTATATCTGGGGTCATCAACCTTCTCGGTTAGTAAAGCATACAAAGCTTTAACAGGACAAAGGGAAACACACCCAATTCATCGTTGGCTATGGAAATCGAAATGTCAGAAAAAGCACAAAGTTTTCTTCTGGCTTCTGATAATAGACAAACTAAACACAAAAGATATTCTACAGAGAAGGGGGATGCATCTGGACTCCAGCGTCTATGAAATGTGCATCCTCCAAAAAAGGGAGACGGCCACGCATCTCTTCCTGAGATGCAACTTCGCAAAAGCTTGTTGGAGTTTGATTGGGATTTCTTTTGTATCCACAAGATCGTCAGTTCACATTTTTAATCAGATTAGAAGACATCTGAACGCTTCcttcttcatggaaatcatTATCCTCATGTCTTGGAGTAtttggacaacaaggaatgacTAGACCTTCAACAATGTGGAtccgtcgatttcaggaactcGATCCAAATTTCTATCTGAAATTTCGTTGGTAGCTTCGAACGGGATGAACCCTGCTTTAGGCCAGGAATGTTTAGATTGGATTCGATCCCTCTGATTTTCCTCTTtgttgtttgtttcttttatttcccTCTTTGTTTTTTTGTGCCGTTTACTTTGTAACCTTTTCAGATCTTCATTTTAATTTATTTCAGTAGGGGCTAGCCCCTCCTGTtacattcaaaaaaaaagtgtaaAATATTGGACACAAAAAATATTGGATATTTTTTCAAACATGTTTTTAAAAACCTTATTAAATCAATAAAAAAGAATAATGTTAATCATAATCATATATAGGTATTACAAACACATTAATGGTATGTCCTTTTCTCTTATTAGTACTCTCAGGTATAAACTTCCAACCAAACAGACTATCGATCAACTTGCGTGACCAGGCAGATCTCAAACATTTACAGGCAACTCTCAGGCAGTACTTTTCATCAGGCAGGTTGCTCAGGCCACCAACAAACAAGCCCTGGATCTTCCCATCCTTCCAGTGACCAAAGTCATACCCTAGCCTTGTTGATGACAATGGATGATATGCCGCTCCTTGCTCCTTCACCACACACAATACATCATCTTCAGCGATAACAAGGGTTCATAAAATGACCCCTCTGCAAAAGTCACATGACCTGCTCAAGCCAAAAGTCACATGACCTACTCCAGCCGCCGCTACTAACCACTCTGATCATGATGTCATTTCTACCCAACTAGCAATCCCATCATATGTGGAAAATAGTTTCCTTACCATGTCATCATCCCACATGTATTGGACCACACATGAACAGCTAGAGCTGGACCAATGACCTTTTCGCCCACTCTCCACACCGTGAAGCCACAAATCCTCCAAATTCTAAAACCCTAACTTCGTCAAAGAAGATGAGAAAAGAAGAGCTCATCGAAGACAGTGAGAATGTCACCTAGAGAAGAAGGATGCACAATTCTTCAATTGGATCCAAAAGGTCCACATGTTTTTCAGtattatacaattaattttgacCATCATATATTTTATACTAACCTTTTTAAACACTAGTATAGCCTAGTATTATCCACCATAAAAGAGCTCTAGTAGCGAGGCCCTGTTAGAAATGAATAGTTTAAAATTGTACTGGTTCCTACGAATTCCTAGAACGTGCTACCTCAACTTTCTAATCTTTATTGGTTTGTCCCCTCAAAGGCATAAAACAACTAAAAAAAGCCAAATCCATAAAATAGCATGTATTAAGGGAGAGATCTGTAAACAATTAAACTTATCAAAACTTCAATTTTGCATAATCTTCAAATATGATTAAAAAAAGCTTCTACCTCCCCTAATATGTGCCCCTGAACAAGGAGCACTAACTTTGTAGCACTTCTAGGGTCGATGCAGCCACAGGTGCATGCCAAAGTTCAGAGTGCGAACAGCCCTCTTTTCAGCGAACTATCATCATTTTAGGTTGCAGCAAAGTTTTAAACTGTTGATGGTTAAAATTGGGAGATCTGGACGAACGGTTTTCGAACCGACCTCCAAACCGGTAACGGTTGATGGTCAAAATTGGTAGATCTGGGCGAACGGTTTTTGAACCGATCTCCAAATCGGTCTGATCAGTTTGGACAAAGTGCTCCAAATGCAAGTTGGACTTCACCATTATGTAGCTCTtgtcgagtagatcaaaattCATATGTAGAACGTCTGATTGGACTTCTGATGAGAGATTTATGACCTCGAGAAGATCTGCACCTAGGAAAACTGGTTAGACCGGTTTGCCAgggcggtcagaccggtttggtctgtgtagttcgagttaggagttgtattttgacacgagATTTGTAAGGTTTCGACTCCTAATAGGGCAAGCTCTCCTCTCCCtgtaaatataaagggccacggccgattgagggcatccaatcgatcaaaaaaCCAATCTATCTTTTTCCATTTTACATTTCTTCCTCGTTACCCTACTTTTCCAACTCCATGTGTTGTTCTTCCTCTATCTCCATGGCATGAGGAGGTGCCCTAGCTGGCCAAGCCTAGGGCAACCAAGGTGCGCCTGCCTTGAAGGGTTCCTCCCGGACATCGTTGGTCTCTCGCTGGGTTTCCTGGTAAGACCAGTCTGACCGATCTGCCATACCGGTTTGACCGGCTTCCGTATCAATGCAACAAGGAGCGTCTTTGCGGACTGCACGTTTAAATGCTTTCATGGGTTGGACCTAAATTTAGGTCAATACGAACCAAAGCTCAATGCTACCACCAGGCAGCCACATTATTGCTTCCTAGCACACTGATCAATCTGGACCATACTGGGGTATTTATTGGGCAGCTGGCCAGCTGCTCACGCAGATgcaaattgtttttttttaaaaaaaaaggcaaggtTATTCTTGTTTCTTCATACAGAGTTAGCTCCTGTCGCAGCAAAAATTCTAATTTCGTAGCACAACTCAGGAAGAAACGTTCAGTTAGATTTTCagtaaaagaaaaacaaaacagctgCTCCTTTGAGTTTGAGCTGATGACTGTCACGTCACTCCTATGAGTTTGAGGTGATGTGACATTTAGCTGTTCCAACACAGTTTATGGTCGACAGCTCTTCTTTATTCCCACTTTTTCACTCTGAAAAGACGAAGCCAAATCAAAGGGAATTAACGCATCAAGGTTTCCTATTATTCTTcattcttttcttctctctctctctctctctctctctctgctacTGAGTTGCTATGATTCTAGCTTCCAAAAATATCTAAGCATGCTTGATTGCCTTTGAAAGAGCTTGGGATTAGAACCAAATGTGACAAGAAAGGAATCAACCCTACCCCAGTCTACTCAACTGAGCTTGAGTGAGACAGGATTAGCGTGGGCTATGCTGGTACCCCAGGACTCCTGCTAAAACCAATTGGCCATCCAGCTCCATTTTCTGCAAGGGCCCTGCATGTGCGGTGAGCAATGGCAGCAGATGCCGCACTCTTCGGCAACAGGTTCTCTGCCAGGGCACTCCACTGGTAGGTGGTAATGGTGTACCCTGCTTGCACGCCTTGGACCAGGACTCAGCTAGTAGCCTAGTACAGGACACAAGAAAACCAAGCTCTAGATTTTATCTGAAAATGCAACATTAATAGGTAAGAGAGAGTACCGGAGTGATGTGACCAAATGAGCAGCTGGAATCATGGAAAAGGCCTCAAATCATCAAAGTGGCAAATCCTGAAAACAGAGTTCTGATCCCAAAATCCCCAATGGATGAGGGGCAGTTGCAGcgttcctttccttttttttgttttgaacgCTGGGAAAAGAATAAAGCACGCACCAAGGTATCTCCACCTTCTGTCCGTCCATGTTCATTGCTAAAGGAGCATGTCAGTTAGTCAGTAGTGACGCTGACTCATCATCCATCATTACGTGCccataaaaaaaatctagacGAAGCTGTGTGAAAAAAACTTGCAGGATGCAAGGATGCAATGCAGGGGCAGCTGGTATTGCTGGAAATCGAGAGGAAACACATCTCTGGCTTTACCAGCTTCAGATGCACGGGATGCACGGGATGGC
It includes:
- the LOC101767322 gene encoding E3 ubiquitin-protein ligase KEG: MAGQSSDSQPTDAFEYMLLEKDPDIYRMVFSGPSQISPWIDPSVLNLKHRIGRGPFGDVWIATHHQWTEDYDRYHEVAVKMLHPIKEDQLQLFSARFDEIFSKCQGLSNICFLHGISTQNGRICIAMKFYEGSVGDKMARLKGGRLPLPDVLRYGTDLARGILDLHNRGILILNLKPCNFLIDEHDRAVLGDFGIPSLLFGLSLPHPDLIQRLGTPNYMAPEQWQPNIRGPISYETDSWGFACSILEMLSGIQPWRGKSPDEIYQLVVLKKEKPIFPYSLPPDIENVLSGCFEYDFRNRPSMKDILHAFESAKDADHDNIGWDNSENVSVDRPTMTNHTNWLLFKDKLQVGDKIRSRKLKNSCSPETMEIPDGTIVGMEDDGERDGYILVRVHGLHDPLRVRCSSVERVTYGFAAGDWVRLREEDNKRSQVGILHSIDRDGTVAVGLIGMDTLWKGNYSDLQMAEAYCVGQFVRLKANISSPRFEWQRKRAGELATGRISHIHPNGCLVVKFPGKFSLGEVCSCLADPSEVEVVSFDKCEGIVKKYEHLEDFHWAVRPLFIAIGFFTALKLGVIVGKSIARPRSRKVASISDQNDDYPQQQVVQNNANAAWLPPPVANMFFIDGAASSG
- the LOC101766919 gene encoding elongator complex protein 4, with translation MAAAGVQTLGRSSFTHATSNPATSSSGATGVKLGPNGVAFFSSSIPDLDRILGGGFLLGSVVMIMEDADAPHHHLLLRCFMAQGVVYKQPLLFAGPMKEQRLFLGTLPAPISSSKEDGRHRAMGVGSSSDERANDEGLRIAWQYKKYFGDEKSSGGEHEDNKQEFSNDFDLRKPLERHLLSGQNIECVSTQDADTLSDHQDRCSAFLSKLPRKDVGSLTAGRIAIQSLCAPKCGYFEKDWDMVSFIRSVKAMVRSSNSVAVITFPSTVLSSSFCKRWQHLADTLLSIKAIPDEDKDLAKLLTGYQDMVGFLHVHKMAQTNSQVPAILEASTLSLKLRKWRSLVLERLNQAPVDGSSGPSSAATGSCSSSQGSQPDF